From the genome of Thermogutta terrifontis, one region includes:
- a CDS encoding ThuA domain-containing protein has translation MKRREFLAAAGAGALVSALPFRWTEASWSKPRKILYFTRSAGFEHSVVARKGKDLAHSERLLTEWCKEVNVEVVCSKDGGVFDGDLDQFDAIALYATGDWTRPVDRPNEPPATETGVKRLLDAIAAGKGVIGFHAANDAFHSRGSEVSPFVKMIGGEFLSHGRQQEATIRVASPKFPGCQNLGESFRMLEEWYAMKNLADDLHVILIQDTEGMVDACYQRPPYPSTWARMHGKGRVFYTSLGHREDVWESKIMKDLTLGALAWVLGEVAFDPVPNIKEVTPGANQLTR, from the coding sequence ATGAAACGCCGTGAATTCCTCGCTGCGGCAGGCGCTGGCGCTTTAGTTTCGGCCTTGCCCTTCCGCTGGACCGAAGCCTCCTGGAGCAAACCTCGGAAAATCCTCTATTTCACCCGCTCGGCAGGCTTTGAACATTCGGTGGTGGCGCGAAAAGGAAAAGACCTCGCCCATTCCGAACGGCTGCTCACGGAGTGGTGCAAGGAGGTCAACGTGGAGGTGGTATGTAGCAAAGACGGCGGGGTGTTCGATGGCGATCTCGACCAATTCGATGCCATCGCCCTCTATGCGACCGGTGATTGGACCAGGCCGGTCGATCGGCCGAACGAGCCACCGGCTACCGAGACAGGCGTGAAGCGACTCCTCGACGCCATTGCCGCGGGAAAGGGGGTCATCGGTTTTCACGCGGCCAACGATGCATTCCACAGCCGTGGCAGCGAGGTTTCCCCGTTTGTGAAGATGATCGGTGGCGAGTTCCTGAGCCACGGCAGACAGCAGGAAGCCACGATCCGGGTCGCGTCGCCCAAGTTTCCCGGTTGCCAAAACCTCGGTGAGTCTTTCCGGATGCTGGAAGAATGGTACGCCATGAAGAATCTTGCGGATGACCTCCACGTCATCCTGATCCAGGATACCGAGGGCATGGTGGATGCATGCTACCAACGGCCGCCGTATCCCTCCACCTGGGCTCGGATGCACGGCAAGGGCCGGGTGTTTTACACTTCCCTGGGACATCGTGAAGATGTTTGGGAAAGCAAGATCATGAAGGACCTAACCCTTGGTGCGCTCGCCTGGGTGCTGGGAGAAGTGGCCTTCGACCCGGTTCCCAACATCAAGGAGGTGACGCCGGGAGCAAATCAACTCACGCGATAG
- a CDS encoding sugar phosphate isomerase/epimerase family protein, translating into METSSGTLSRRGFLGVVGTALIAPHVSLAGRATQPARSATGDASPGFRFCLNTATIRSHKLPLPDEIDLAARVGYDGIEPWTREIEEFLQQGGKLADLRKRLQDANVRVESAIGFPTWMVDDDAQRARGFDQMKREMEWIAELGGNRIAAPPAGAYNPPVLDLKRVAERYAQLLEIGQSMGVTPQLEIWGGSANLSRLSEAAFVLVECGHPDACALFDVFHIYRGGSRPEGLRVFNGAALHVFHMNDYPGDPPREKIRDSDRVFPGEGVAPLTQILRVLRDIGFHGALSLELFNPQYAKVEVETVARRGLESVREAVKKALSAEMG; encoded by the coding sequence ATGGAGACTTCATCGGGCACACTTTCCAGACGAGGTTTTCTCGGAGTTGTGGGGACAGCGCTGATCGCACCTCACGTGTCGCTGGCGGGTAGAGCGACACAGCCCGCGCGATCGGCCACGGGAGACGCCTCGCCCGGCTTCCGATTCTGCCTCAATACGGCGACCATTCGTTCCCATAAGCTGCCGCTACCCGACGAGATCGATCTGGCGGCGAGGGTGGGCTACGACGGCATCGAGCCCTGGACCCGGGAGATCGAAGAGTTCCTTCAGCAAGGCGGAAAGCTGGCGGATTTGCGCAAAAGGTTGCAAGATGCCAACGTGCGCGTGGAAAGCGCCATCGGTTTTCCGACGTGGATGGTGGATGACGACGCCCAGCGGGCCAGGGGATTCGATCAGATGAAGCGAGAAATGGAGTGGATCGCCGAATTGGGCGGCAATCGCATTGCCGCTCCTCCCGCTGGAGCCTACAATCCGCCGGTACTGGACCTGAAAAGGGTGGCCGAACGATACGCCCAACTCCTCGAAATCGGTCAGTCGATGGGTGTTACCCCGCAGTTAGAAATCTGGGGTGGTTCCGCCAATTTAAGTCGTCTCAGCGAGGCTGCATTCGTTCTGGTGGAGTGTGGACATCCCGATGCGTGCGCCCTTTTCGATGTATTTCATATCTATCGGGGAGGATCGCGACCGGAGGGGCTCCGCGTATTTAATGGCGCAGCCCTCCACGTTTTCCATATGAACGACTACCCAGGCGATCCACCGCGGGAGAAAATCCGCGATTCCGATCGCGTATTTCCTGGGGAAGGCGTGGCCCCCCTGACCCAGATTCTCCGTGTCTTACGGGATATCGGATTCCACGGGGCTTTGTCGCTGGAGTTATTCAATCCCCAGTACGCGAAAGTGGAGGTGGAAACAGTCGCCCGTCGGGGCCTGGAATCAGTGCGCGAAGCCGTGAAAAAAGCGCTGTCGGCCGAGATGGGCTGA
- a CDS encoding methyl-accepting chemotaxis protein gives MKLQTKIMGLCAVGVVLTASVTVSLVFINKGRLGAQVRKEVDLLGQDTCRQVALGVRNMLEVYHHSLLASLDRAIKTASEIARNQGGFSIHPEETVTWQAVNQFTKQSQAVQLPRMYIGNTWLGQVTDFSTPAPFVDEITKLTGMTCTVFQRMNSQGDMLRVTTTVRTEQDRRAVGTFIPAVNPDGSPNPVVSTVLRGETYTGKAFVVNKWYLTTYVPIFNDKREVIGCLYVGVPRDDIAELRQGIMNIVVGKTGYVYVLQGTGEKRGTYVISQGGKRDGECIWEAKDADGRYFIQSIIDKALKLKPGECAFERYPWKNPGDKTARWKVAAVTYFEPWDWVIGAGAYEDDFQDALGRVDQALNSMLWWTLAGATTMTLVCLGVSFVGTRRTVQGLQRVVSLLKDIAQGEGDLTKRLPEEGNDEVAELAQWFNRFVARLQEMIHQVVVSADQFTEGARIVAESAQVVAQGAQTQSASVEEMTASIEELTRSVTAIRELAAEADNLARQSSQSAEHGGAAVAKSVEAMQAIRESSKRIADIIQVISELAGQTNLLALNAAIEAARAGEHGMGFAVVADEVRKLAERTNHAAQEIAQLIRESTRLVEEGARMSDNLGSSLEEILNNIKVTAEKVSAIAQKTNEQIMVAKEVQTAVQGIAQVAEQSAAGSEEMASSSEQLGAQADALRQLVSGFKT, from the coding sequence GTGAAACTGCAAACCAAAATCATGGGCTTGTGTGCGGTCGGCGTTGTGTTGACCGCCTCGGTAACAGTCTCCTTGGTCTTCATCAACAAAGGTCGACTGGGCGCCCAGGTGCGCAAGGAAGTGGATCTCCTCGGCCAGGATACCTGCCGTCAGGTAGCGCTGGGCGTCCGCAACATGCTGGAGGTTTACCACCATTCGTTGCTGGCCAGCCTGGATCGGGCTATCAAGACTGCTTCAGAGATTGCCCGTAACCAGGGCGGATTTTCAATTCATCCCGAGGAAACGGTCACCTGGCAGGCCGTGAACCAGTTCACCAAACAGAGCCAGGCGGTGCAGCTTCCCCGGATGTATATCGGCAATACCTGGTTGGGGCAGGTTACCGATTTCTCCACTCCGGCCCCGTTTGTGGATGAAATCACCAAACTTACCGGCATGACGTGCACCGTCTTTCAGAGGATGAATTCGCAGGGAGATATGTTGCGGGTGACGACCACGGTTCGCACGGAGCAGGACCGCCGAGCCGTGGGGACGTTTATTCCCGCAGTCAACCCGGATGGATCACCCAATCCCGTCGTTTCCACCGTACTTCGCGGCGAAACATACACAGGGAAGGCATTTGTCGTGAACAAATGGTATCTCACCACCTATGTTCCCATTTTTAACGACAAGCGAGAGGTGATAGGTTGCCTTTACGTGGGCGTTCCGCGTGACGACATCGCGGAGCTGCGTCAGGGGATTATGAACATCGTGGTAGGGAAAACAGGTTACGTTTATGTGCTTCAGGGAACGGGAGAAAAGCGCGGCACCTACGTGATCTCACAAGGCGGCAAACGTGACGGAGAATGCATTTGGGAAGCTAAAGACGCGGATGGCCGATACTTCATCCAGTCAATCATTGATAAGGCCCTCAAGCTCAAGCCGGGCGAATGCGCTTTTGAGCGCTATCCCTGGAAAAACCCAGGTGACAAAACAGCCCGCTGGAAAGTTGCCGCCGTCACCTACTTCGAACCCTGGGACTGGGTGATCGGTGCCGGGGCCTACGAGGACGACTTCCAGGACGCTCTGGGGCGGGTCGACCAGGCCCTCAACAGCATGCTCTGGTGGACGCTGGCCGGTGCCACCACAATGACCCTGGTTTGCTTGGGGGTGTCCTTCGTTGGCACCCGGCGGACTGTTCAGGGGCTGCAGCGGGTCGTTAGCCTCCTCAAAGACATAGCTCAGGGCGAAGGCGATCTGACCAAACGTTTGCCTGAAGAAGGGAACGACGAGGTGGCAGAGCTGGCACAGTGGTTCAACCGCTTCGTGGCACGTCTCCAGGAAATGATCCACCAGGTCGTGGTCAGTGCGGATCAATTCACAGAGGGTGCCCGCATTGTCGCCGAGAGCGCCCAGGTGGTCGCCCAGGGTGCCCAGACGCAGTCTGCGAGTGTGGAAGAAATGACGGCTTCCATCGAAGAGTTGACGCGATCAGTCACGGCGATCCGCGAGTTGGCCGCCGAAGCCGACAATTTGGCCCGCCAGAGCAGCCAATCCGCAGAGCACGGCGGCGCAGCCGTGGCCAAATCGGTGGAGGCCATGCAGGCCATCCGCGAAAGCTCCAAGCGGATCGCCGACATTATCCAGGTGATTTCCGAACTTGCCGGCCAAACGAATCTTCTGGCGCTCAATGCGGCTATCGAAGCTGCTCGAGCCGGTGAGCACGGCATGGGCTTCGCCGTGGTGGCCGATGAGGTTCGCAAACTCGCCGAACGGACCAACCACGCGGCCCAGGAAATCGCCCAGCTCATTCGGGAATCGACACGCCTTGTGGAAGAAGGTGCCCGCATGAGCGACAATCTGGGCAGCTCCCTCGAGGAAATCCTCAATAACATTAAAGTGACCGCCGAGAAAGTGTCGGCGATTGCCCAGAAAACGAACGAGCAGATTATGGTGGCCAAAGAAGTTCAAACCGCCGTGCAGGGCATTGCCCAGGTAGCCGAGCAGTCAGCCGCCGGAAGCGAGGAAATGGCCTCCAGCAGTGAGCAACTCGGCGCGCAGGCGGATGCCTTGCGACAACTGGTCAGCGGATTCAAGACTTGA
- the fliG gene encoding flagellar motor switch protein FliG, producing the protein MAGDIRKAAILLMSLPREQATQILTRLEPKQIEAVTIEIARLGLVTAEEQEQALREFTQASPAELTGGKGGLEVAKELIEQALGKAASATLEAVKQSIEALPFAFLQKVDSQNLLTFLIDEHPQTIALILSHLSPNQAAEIIRGLPPERQVAVIKRIATMGQTSPDIIHEVEKGLESRMASVMSQRFENAGGVPTVAEILNVIDRATERHILDALAQEDPELVDEIRRLMFVFEDITKLSDRDIQTILKHVENSQWAMALKGASDELKQKILKNMSSRAAALLQEEMEYLGPVRASNVEQVQQQIVDIIRRLEDAGEITVSTNQEEERLIV; encoded by the coding sequence ATGGCCGGCGATATCCGAAAGGCAGCGATTCTTCTCATGAGCCTGCCCCGCGAGCAGGCCACACAGATTCTCACGCGCCTGGAACCCAAGCAGATTGAGGCGGTGACCATCGAAATCGCACGCCTGGGGCTGGTGACGGCGGAAGAGCAGGAACAGGCTCTCCGAGAATTCACGCAGGCTAGCCCGGCCGAATTGACTGGGGGAAAAGGCGGCCTGGAGGTGGCCAAGGAATTGATCGAGCAGGCCCTCGGAAAAGCCGCTAGCGCCACGCTGGAGGCTGTCAAACAGTCTATCGAGGCCCTGCCGTTTGCCTTCCTTCAAAAGGTCGATAGCCAGAACCTCCTCACGTTTTTGATTGATGAGCATCCGCAAACCATCGCCCTGATTCTGTCACATCTGTCCCCCAATCAGGCGGCGGAGATCATCCGGGGATTGCCACCAGAACGTCAGGTGGCCGTCATCAAACGGATCGCCACGATGGGGCAGACCAGCCCGGACATCATCCATGAGGTGGAAAAGGGCCTCGAGTCCCGCATGGCGAGCGTGATGAGCCAGCGGTTTGAAAACGCCGGGGGCGTTCCCACGGTGGCGGAGATCCTCAACGTGATCGACCGCGCCACGGAACGGCACATCCTCGATGCTCTCGCGCAGGAAGATCCGGAATTGGTGGACGAAATCCGCCGCCTCATGTTCGTGTTCGAAGACATCACCAAACTGAGCGACCGCGATATTCAAACGATTCTCAAGCACGTCGAAAACTCGCAGTGGGCCATGGCCCTCAAAGGAGCCAGCGACGAACTCAAGCAAAAGATTCTCAAGAACATGTCCAGTCGGGCGGCGGCTCTTCTGCAGGAGGAGATGGAGTATCTCGGGCCGGTCCGGGCTTCCAATGTGGAGCAGGTTCAGCAGCAAATTGTGGATATCATTCGCCGCCTGGAAGATGCCGGAGAAATCACCGTCAGCACGAACCAGGAAGAAGAGCGGCTAATTGTCTGA
- the mutS gene encoding DNA mismatch repair protein MutS: MMRQYLEAKRACPDALLLFRMGDFYELFFDDAKIAAQTLNLTLTSRDKGEDAIPMAGFPHHQLESYLAKLLAAGFRVAVCDQVEDPKLAKGLVRREITRIVTAGTITDEALLDPREPNFLAALALGDPLGLAWVDLSTGRFYAGVFPRGSLLDELVRIQPSEVLWPDESSETPPELDGVMVTRRPAWVFSPVHVEPLLTRQFGARAIEGFGFSWDDSQDVPALCAAGAILDYLEETQKTRLPHIERLLRYQAGRFLEIDEATRRSLELVRTMREGQREGTLLWVLDRTVTGMGARLLAEWLAAPLTDIGAIRQRQDAVAELLERPDLCQRIREHLRRVFDLERLITRITTGRCTPRDLLSVAKSLRQIPPLQELLATCESDRLRAIGDAVDACPELESRLSAALVDPCPLAATEGGFIRDGYHAELDELRQLARGGKEWIARYQAQEIQRTGIPSLKVGYNKVFGYYIEVTNTHRDKIPPEYFRKQTLKNAERFITPELKEYEEKVLSADERAKELEYQLFVELRESVLAHRGVLQATAGALAELDVLSGWAELARERSYCRPRLVEEPVLEILEGRHPVLDLTQPEGTFVPNDLHCGEGAAPVILITGPNMAGKSTYIRQAALLVIMAQMGSFIPAKEATIGVADRVFARVGASDDLSRGRSTFMVEMIETARILNSATKRSLVILDEIGRGTSTYDGISLAWAVVEYLHNRIGCRTLFATHYHELTELAELLPGVKNYNVAVREWQDQVVFLHKIVPGAADKSYGIHVAQLAGVPRPVIERAKEILMGLESAHLESSKTLAGPSRELTTGDGRAIQLTFFEPLEHPLVEELRELDLNRLTPLEAFEKIRKWQEQFRGRTRRAGRKAAQ, translated from the coding sequence ATGATGCGGCAGTACCTGGAGGCGAAACGGGCGTGCCCCGACGCGCTCCTTCTGTTCCGCATGGGAGACTTCTACGAACTGTTCTTCGATGACGCGAAAATCGCCGCCCAGACGCTCAATCTCACCCTGACGAGTCGGGATAAGGGGGAGGACGCCATCCCCATGGCGGGGTTTCCCCATCACCAGCTTGAGTCGTATCTGGCGAAACTTCTTGCGGCGGGTTTTCGCGTGGCCGTTTGTGACCAGGTGGAGGACCCCAAGCTGGCCAAGGGCCTGGTGCGGCGGGAAATCACCCGCATCGTCACGGCGGGAACGATCACCGATGAGGCGCTGCTTGATCCGCGCGAGCCGAATTTCCTCGCTGCCTTGGCCCTGGGCGATCCCTTGGGTCTGGCCTGGGTGGACCTGTCCACCGGTCGGTTTTATGCCGGTGTTTTTCCCCGCGGAAGTCTGCTCGACGAATTGGTGAGGATCCAGCCGTCGGAAGTCCTCTGGCCCGATGAGTCGTCCGAAACCCCACCGGAGCTGGACGGCGTGATGGTCACGCGGCGGCCGGCATGGGTGTTCTCGCCGGTTCATGTGGAACCCCTCTTGACGCGGCAATTTGGAGCCCGGGCGATTGAGGGGTTTGGCTTTTCCTGGGACGATTCTCAAGACGTACCGGCCCTGTGTGCGGCGGGGGCGATTCTCGATTATCTCGAGGAAACCCAGAAGACACGCCTGCCCCATATCGAGCGGTTGCTCCGCTATCAGGCCGGGAGATTCCTGGAGATCGACGAGGCCACCCGGCGAAGCCTGGAACTCGTGCGAACGATGCGCGAAGGCCAGCGCGAGGGAACCCTCCTGTGGGTCCTGGATCGGACTGTGACCGGCATGGGGGCGCGCCTGCTGGCCGAATGGCTGGCCGCCCCGTTGACCGATATCGGCGCCATTCGACAGCGTCAGGACGCTGTCGCCGAGTTACTCGAACGGCCCGATTTGTGCCAGCGGATTCGGGAGCATCTCCGGCGGGTGTTCGATCTGGAGCGGTTGATCACACGGATCACCACAGGTCGCTGCACACCTCGCGATCTGCTGAGCGTCGCGAAGAGCTTGCGTCAGATCCCGCCGCTTCAGGAGCTCCTGGCGACCTGTGAGAGTGATCGGCTCCGCGCGATCGGAGATGCCGTCGATGCCTGCCCGGAGTTGGAAAGCCGTCTCTCCGCAGCGCTTGTGGACCCGTGCCCTCTCGCCGCTACGGAGGGAGGCTTCATCCGGGACGGCTATCACGCCGAACTGGACGAACTCCGACAGTTGGCCCGTGGCGGCAAGGAGTGGATTGCCCGATATCAGGCTCAGGAAATTCAGCGAACGGGAATTCCTTCTCTGAAGGTAGGCTACAACAAGGTTTTCGGCTATTACATCGAGGTCACAAACACACACCGGGATAAGATTCCTCCCGAGTATTTCCGCAAACAGACGCTCAAAAACGCCGAGCGATTCATCACACCCGAATTGAAGGAGTACGAGGAAAAGGTCCTTTCGGCGGACGAGCGGGCCAAGGAGCTGGAATACCAGCTTTTTGTGGAACTTCGCGAGAGCGTGCTCGCCCATCGGGGAGTCCTCCAGGCCACGGCGGGAGCGCTGGCCGAACTTGACGTTTTGTCCGGCTGGGCTGAGTTGGCGAGAGAACGGAGCTACTGCCGTCCCCGACTGGTAGAAGAGCCTGTTCTGGAGATACTGGAGGGCCGCCATCCGGTTCTTGACCTCACGCAACCAGAAGGGACCTTTGTGCCCAACGATCTTCATTGTGGAGAAGGGGCGGCGCCCGTCATTCTCATCACAGGACCCAACATGGCGGGCAAGAGTACCTACATCCGGCAGGCTGCGCTGCTTGTCATTATGGCACAAATGGGGTCATTTATTCCGGCGAAAGAGGCCACCATCGGTGTAGCAGATCGGGTATTTGCCCGGGTCGGTGCGAGCGACGATCTTTCCCGTGGCCGCAGCACGTTCATGGTGGAGATGATCGAAACCGCCCGGATTCTCAACTCCGCCACGAAACGGAGCCTGGTCATTCTCGATGAAATCGGCCGGGGCACAAGCACGTATGACGGCATTTCGCTGGCCTGGGCGGTTGTGGAGTATCTGCACAACCGGATCGGTTGCCGGACTCTTTTTGCCACCCATTATCACGAGCTGACGGAACTGGCCGAACTCCTGCCGGGAGTCAAGAACTACAACGTGGCCGTCCGAGAATGGCAGGACCAGGTCGTCTTTTTGCACAAAATTGTTCCCGGCGCGGCAGACAAAAGTTACGGCATCCATGTGGCCCAGCTTGCGGGGGTGCCCCGTCCCGTCATCGAAAGGGCCAAGGAGATCCTGATGGGGCTGGAGTCGGCCCATTTGGAAAGCAGTAAGACACTGGCGGGACCATCCCGGGAGCTGACGACAGGTGACGGCCGGGCAATTCAACTTACTTTCTTCGAACCGCTGGAACATCCTCTTGTGGAAGAACTTCGGGAGCTCGACCTCAACCGCCTGACGCCGCTCGAGGCATTCGAAAAGATACGTAAGTGGCAGGAGCAATTTCGCGGTCGAACTCGGCGGGCAGGTCGCAAAGCGGCCCAATAG